CCCGCGGCACCCCGGCCCCCGTACCGACCACCGCGCCGAACAGCGGCAGCACCGCCACCCCGGCCGCCCCCACCGGCACGCCGAACGCGGCGCCCGCCTCCCCGGGCAGCCCGCCCGGCCCGGTCCGGCTCACCGACCGGCGGGACAGCATCGTGCTGAGCTGGACGTACCCGGCCGGCGCGGAAGGGCCGGTGGTCATCGCCGGCGGCCGGTCGCGGGCCGAGCAGCACACCTTCCAGGAGCTGCCGGCCGGCACCGACAGCTACATCGCCTACGGCCTCAACCGCAGCATCGACTACTGCTTCACCGTCGCGGTGGTCTGGTCCACCGACACGGTCGCCCGCGCCGCCCCGGTCTGCACCAGGCGGGGTTGACCGGGAGCCACCTGCCCGCGACCGGGCGGTAGCGCACGTTCACCGCGGCCAAGCGCTCCTCGTCGCCGAGCAGCACCCCTGGGTAAGGTCCGGTTCCATGGCGGTTGAGTGGTCCGGGGGCGGGCATAGCGGGGGCCCACCCCCGAGCGAAGACGGCCGGGGACCCCGGTCCGCAGAACGGACCGGGGCCCGGAAACCGTCAGGGACCGAGCCGCTCCACTGCCCCGGACGCGTTCTTGGCCCGGTAGGTCCAGTCACTGGCCGAGTCGGGGAACGCGATGACGAAGAACTTCGCCACCCCGGTCCCCGCCGGCATGGCCTGGGCGGTCACCACGACCGGTTCCCGGCCGGGCGCCGTGGCCTCCACGGAACTCACCGACTTTCGCAGGGGCCCGTACGCGAACTCAGTTGTGCCGGGACCGCTGCCGTCCATGTACGCGGAACTCCTCGGCTCGGCGTCGGCCCAACTGCCGCACGCGCCGCTGTAGCTCTTCTTCATCGCCGCGTCCCGCAGGTCGAGGCAGAGCTCGCCCGCCTCGTCCTTGAAGGTGACCAGAGTCCAGCCGCTGCCGGCAACCTCACCAGAGGCGACCTTCACAGGCGGGGTGCTCTTGTCCGCGGAGCACGCGGTGAGACCGACGCACACAACCGCGGCGACGGTCAGCACGGACATCGTTCGCCTCATCGATTCCCCAAATGCGCGATGTAGAGGGTCACCGGGCCGTGGCCCTGGGCGTTCAGCGCCGCGAGCGCGTCGGACAGCTTGCGGTTCCGGTGGCCGTCGCTGTGCTGGGAGTAGCGGAGGTCGTTGCCGTTCACGTAGGTGATGACGGAGGTGTGGCCGATGTTCTTCCACTCGCGGTACTTCCAGAACAGGATGTCACCGGGTACGGCCTGGTTGTAGTAGCGGACCCAGGTCACGTTGCGGTACCCGAGGTGACGGCTCAGGTTGACCACCGCACCCCAGGAGTACGTGCGGTTGTAGATGTTGCTCCACCAGTGCCGGTCGTCGCGGTACCACCCGTTGCGGAACGGCAGTCCGCCCCCGGTGTGCATCGCCTTCGACGCGAAGTCGGTGCAGTCGTTGTCGCGGAACGCCCGCGGCGGCTTGTCGTACGCGTGGTCGACGGCGTAGTTGGAAACGCCGGCGTGGTTGACGCCGTTGGAGTTCGTGAAGGTGGTGAACCCCCCGGTGGGCTCGTCGACGCCGGTGACGGGCAGCCCGTCCTCGTCGAGTTGCACCGGGGCGGGGTCGTCGGCGGCTGCCAACGCCAGCGGGGCTAGCGGTGCCTCGTCGAGGTCGGTGACCGTACCGTCGTCCAGGCTCGGCACCAGGTCCGCGTCGGCTGCGTCGACGACGGCGGAGAGGGTCCCGGCGGTGAAGCGGAAGTCCTCCGCCATCGCGCTCTCGGACGATGCGTCGGCCGTGGAGACCGCGTTGCCTACAGCCCTTACCACCACGCCGTCGGCGTCGGCGGAGACAAGTGTGTCGGAGGCGGACCAGGCCTCGCCGTCCACGGGAAGGGCGTGGCGCCGCAGCACGTCCGCCGCCTGCCAGTCGGAGGACGACCGGGCGAGGGTGACCGCACCGATCATCGCCCGCTCGCTGAGTCCGGTCAGCGCCGTCGCCGGGTCGCCGCTAGCCGCCGGGGCGGCGTCCGTGACGGTGTGATACTGCGTGACGGCGTTGAGGTACCGCTGCGCGCCGTCGGTCGGCTCGACGGGAGTGAACGTGCGGGGCGTCGAGGTCCCGCTCGTAGTGCCGGCCGTGGAGGCGGTGACGGTGACCGTGTACGCCTGCCCGTTGGTCAGGCCGTGCACGATGACCGGCCCGGCCGTCGCCGAGGTGACCGTCGCCGCCGAGGTGTCCTGGTTGGTCACGGTGACCGTGTAGGTGGTCCCGTCCGGGTCGGTTCCGGCGTACTCGCCGGGCTCCCAGTTGACCAGTACGCCCCGGTCGCCGGCCCGCGCGGTGACGTCACGCGGCGCGGACGGCGCGGCGGGCGGCAGGTACTCGACGGCCAGGGTCGGCGCGGCGCCGAGGTGCGCGGTGGCGCCGGTGCCGGGTTCCACGGCGAGGGCGAGCCCCCCGTTGATGGTGGGGTCGTCCAGCCACTGCGTGACGAGGTCGGTGACGTCCAGGTCGGTGCCCGCGGCGGGCATCACCACCCCGTCGTCCGTGCTCGCGGCGGCGAAGAGCAGCTCGCCGGCCGCCGGCTCGGGCCACGAGGCCATGATGGGGAAAACGTTGAGCATGGTCGAGTCGCACGCCGGATCACAGCCGGCGGGGGCGAGCCGCAGATGCGCCGAGGTCACCTGCGCCCCGGCCGGCAGCGACGTGAGACCGGTGAACCGGACGAACGCCATGCTGGGCTGGTCGCCGTCGGCGGCCGTCACATCGTCCGACTGCAACGGACAGGTGCCGGCGTCGCAGTCCTGGCCGTCCACCAAGGACGACCCCCAGTCCGACGCCGTGACGTCCTGCTTGGTGGTCTGCGGCGCGACGACGGTGACGGAGGTGAACTCCTGGGGGGCGCTCTGCGCCGAGCAGACCTGACCAACACAGGTGGTAGCGGCCCACCGGATCGTGTCGCCGGGATGCACCAGGTCGCTCGGGACGGCGACGGAGGTCCGTACGCCGGGCACCGCCTCGACCTCGGCCAGCGGTGAGCCGCCGAGCGGTTGGCCGGCAGCGTCCCAGAGCTGGAAGCGCACGGTCACGGTGCGGTTGGAGGGGCGGTTCGCGACCACCGACAGGACCGGGCGCGGCGTGTCGGTCTGCGTCGCAGCTAGGTCGGTGGGCACCCGCGGCCGGTCGTCGACCAGCCGTCGCCAGGCCGACCAGGGGCCGGTATCGGCGGACGTCCGCCCGCGGGCCCGGTAGGCGTAGTCGCGGCCGACGTCGAGTGTGCCCGGGGCGATCGTCCAGGAGGCGGTGGAGCCGTCGGGGACGGCGGTGACAGTGGAGTTGGCGACCCGGGTGGTGAGCGCGCCGTCCCAGACCTCGAAGTCGTAGTCGACGGCGGATCCCACGCCGGGCCCGACGTAGGCCGTGAGGGTCGGCTGGTCGGACATGACGGGGTCGACGGCGGATGTCGCCCCGAACGGCTCCACCGGGTCGGCGGAGAGCGAGGCCAGGCCCTGGGAGAGCGGCCCGTTGCCGTAGTAGAAGGAGTAGCTGGTGGTCGCTCCCACGTTGCCGGCGGCGTCGACGGTCTGCACCTTGAGGGTGTGGGCGCCCGTGCTCGGGGCGGCGAGCGCAATGTCCACCGTGGAGGCAGTGCCGGTGACGGCCGCTGAGGAGGTGAAGGTTGTACCGTCCAGGACCCACCGCAGGATGGACGCGTCGGCACTGGTGGGGTGGGCCGACCAATGTGCCTTGCCGTCGGCACCCAGGCCGGCGGCGCCGGTCCACGCGTTCTCCGGGAAGGTGGCGGACGAGACGACGGGGGCGGCCGGCGGTGTGGTGTCGACGGTGAACCGGTCGTACCCGGTCGACCAGGCCGGTGAGACGAGGCTGCCGTCACTGCCCCAGGCGCGGACGACGTACTGGATGCCGTTGGTGAGCTTGCCTGCGGGGACGGCGGCGGTGGACGTGCCACCGGAGGTGACCGAGGTGCCGGCCAGGTGGTCGACCACCTTGGTTGATCCGGTGTAGACGTCGAACAGGGCCTTGACCGTGCCGCCGTCAGGGTCGGAGATGACCGCCCTGAGCGTCGGTGTGGTGGTCGTGGTCCAACCGGTCGTGGTGGTGGCCGAGGCGGTACCGGGCGTGTGACTGGGGGTGCCCGGCGTGTTGGGGTACGAGTTGTAGGTGACCGACAGGGTCGGCTGGTGGGTTGCGGCGTTGGCCGAGTTGAACTTCTTCCAGGCGAAGTTGTCGGTCTCGCTGGCCGCCCGCAGCCCGACGGTGCGGACCGCCGCCGGCAGCGCGGCCCAGCTGCTGGCGAGGCCGGTCACGGTGACGTTGTCGGTCGCGGCGGCGCAGCTGGAGTTGTACCCGTGCGCGGTGGACGCGGACGCCCACTGCTTGGTCCAGGACGGCTGGTTGGTCCAGGTGGTGGTGGAGCTGAATGATCCGGTCTCCCACACCTGCCAGGAGCGCGCGGAGCAGGACCAGGAGTGGAACTGGTACAGCGACAGCGTCGCCGAGGAGACGACCTTCCCGGCGAACCCGGCGGTGTTGAAGGAGATGAAGGACCGGGCCACCGACTTGCCGCTGTCGTACGTGCCGAGACGCAGCTCCGTGGAGCCGACCTGGGAGCTGGAGTAGTCCGTCTCCACCCAGGTGTCGGAGTAGGGCTTGATGGTGGTGGCCGGGTCGATGGTGACCGGGTAGACGGTGGCCGGGTCGGCGAGCCAGCGCGCGTCCGGGGTGAGCTCCAGCGAGTAGCGTCCGGCGCCGGAGGCGCGCAGCGCCATGCCGACCGGACTGGTTCTGGTCGACTGGCCGGCGCGGGGGTCCACGGAGCCATCCCAGGCGGTCGGTGCCGGGATGCGGCCTCGGACGGCCTCCTGGCCGTCACGCAGCACGACCGACCCGTCCGCCTCCTTCGTGGCGGTCAGCCCCTCGCCGACCAGTGGCAGTGAGATGGCGAACGGCGTGTCCG
This sequence is a window from Micromonospora sp. NBRC 110009. Protein-coding genes within it:
- a CDS encoding DNRLRE domain-containing protein; this translates as MTAATAAPPAPAPQLRPVVWSAEDPASAQRAAAAQGFRVEITSARSEDSTSYANPDGTFTTEVSAGPVRVRDADAPTGWAPLDLNLRRAEDGTVGAVSHPDHLRLAGPRTAATAKSRQAKAADPTSVAAPTGLASLDAGPGRRLGLGWSGPLPTPVLSGPEATYRDVRPGIDLVLRATATGFEQFLVLRRRPAADTPFAISLPLVGEGLTATKEADGSVVLRDGQEAVRGRIPAPTAWDGSVDPRAGQSTRTSPVGMALRASGAGRYSLELTPDARWLADPATVYPVTIDPATTIKPYSDTWVETDYSSSQVGSTELRLGTYDSGKSVARSFISFNTAGFAGKVVSSATLSLYQFHSWSCSARSWQVWETGSFSSTTTWTNQPSWTKQWASASTAHGYNSSCAAATDNVTVTGLASSWAALPAAVRTVGLRAASETDNFAWKKFNSANAATHQPTLSVTYNSYPNTPGTPSHTPGTASATTTTGWTTTTTPTLRAVISDPDGGTVKALFDVYTGSTKVVDHLAGTSVTSGGTSTAAVPAGKLTNGIQYVVRAWGSDGSLVSPAWSTGYDRFTVDTTPPAAPVVSSATFPENAWTGAAGLGADGKAHWSAHPTSADASILRWVLDGTTFTSSAAVTGTASTVDIALAAPSTGAHTLKVQTVDAAGNVGATTSYSFYYGNGPLSQGLASLSADPVEPFGATSAVDPVMSDQPTLTAYVGPGVGSAVDYDFEVWDGALTTRVANSTVTAVPDGSTASWTIAPGTLDVGRDYAYRARGRTSADTGPWSAWRRLVDDRPRVPTDLAATQTDTPRPVLSVVANRPSNRTVTVRFQLWDAAGQPLGGSPLAEVEAVPGVRTSVAVPSDLVHPGDTIRWAATTCVGQVCSAQSAPQEFTSVTVVAPQTTKQDVTASDWGSSLVDGQDCDAGTCPLQSDDVTAADGDQPSMAFVRFTGLTSLPAGAQVTSAHLRLAPAGCDPACDSTMLNVFPIMASWPEPAAGELLFAAASTDDGVVMPAAGTDLDVTDLVTQWLDDPTINGGLALAVEPGTGATAHLGAAPTLAVEYLPPAAPSAPRDVTARAGDRGVLVNWEPGEYAGTDPDGTTYTVTVTNQDTSAATVTSATAGPVIVHGLTNGQAYTVTVTASTAGTTSGTSTPRTFTPVEPTDGAQRYLNAVTQYHTVTDAAPAASGDPATALTGLSERAMIGAVTLARSSSDWQAADVLRRHALPVDGEAWSASDTLVSADADGVVVRAVGNAVSTADASSESAMAEDFRFTAGTLSAVVDAADADLVPSLDDGTVTDLDEAPLAPLALAAADDPAPVQLDEDGLPVTGVDEPTGGFTTFTNSNGVNHAGVSNYAVDHAYDKPPRAFRDNDCTDFASKAMHTGGGLPFRNGWYRDDRHWWSNIYNRTYSWGAVVNLSRHLGYRNVTWVRYYNQAVPGDILFWKYREWKNIGHTSVITYVNGNDLRYSQHSDGHRNRKLSDALAALNAQGHGPVTLYIAHLGNR